In the genome of Streptomyces pactum, one region contains:
- a CDS encoding NUDIX hydrolase: MSFRLAAYAVCIEDGRVLLARHVSDNWTLPGGRVEHAEDPFDTVVREVAEETGCSAVVERLLGVDSRVIPAAVARAGIEHQNVGVFYQVRITGGRLRPEPNGETVESVWTPIPDVARLRRSSLVDVGLALARTLPVTGHVDAVPVCGLIQH, from the coding sequence ATGAGTTTCCGGTTGGCGGCGTACGCCGTGTGCATCGAGGACGGCCGGGTACTGCTCGCCCGTCACGTGTCGGACAACTGGACTCTTCCGGGCGGCAGGGTCGAGCACGCGGAGGATCCGTTTGACACGGTGGTCCGGGAGGTTGCCGAGGAGACCGGCTGCTCCGCGGTGGTCGAGCGCCTGCTGGGCGTGGATTCCAGGGTGATCCCCGCAGCCGTCGCGCGGGCGGGAATCGAGCACCAGAATGTCGGTGTCTTCTACCAGGTCCGTATCACTGGCGGCCGGCTCCGGCCGGAGCCGAACGGCGAAACCGTCGAGTCGGTCTGGACTCCGATTCCCGATGTCGCTCGTCTGCGCCGGTCATCGCTGGTCGATGTCGGCCTCGCCCTGGCTCGGACCCTTCCGGTGACCGGCCACGTCGATGCCGTTCCGGTCTGCGGCCTGATCCAGCACTGA
- a CDS encoding 2-dehydropantoate 2-reductase N-terminal domain-containing protein gives MPHPAPRPRIAVFGAGSIGCHLGGRLAPFADVTLIGRPAAMEALRKHGLVVSGGGRPVTRVDPAAVRLSTSAEAATDADHVLVTVKSAATREAARQLAPHLAPGAVVVSFQNGLRNPEVLRAGLRDRDGAEADAGTRGPGTGTVTGPGRPAAGAAEPAAGEAAADRRRAPRVLAGMVPYNVVQTAPGRFHQGTAGVLMIDDDPAGAPLTALLARAGLRVEARPDMREIQHAKLLMNLNNAINALSGLPLRDQLGRRPYRFCLALCQREALAAYRAAEVRPARLGALPALWMPRLLRLPDPVFRRLAAATLAIDAEARSSMWEDLRRGRPTEIDSLQGEIVSLAEQHGLRAPVNARLVTLVRQAEAAGPEAARTWSGPELLAELSAARVPTGPVPD, from the coding sequence ATGCCGCACCCCGCACCGCGCCCCCGGATCGCCGTGTTCGGCGCCGGCAGCATCGGCTGTCATCTCGGCGGCCGACTGGCGCCGTTCGCCGATGTCACCCTGATCGGCCGGCCGGCGGCGATGGAGGCGCTGCGGAAGCACGGTCTCGTGGTCAGCGGTGGCGGCCGCCCGGTCACCCGGGTCGATCCGGCGGCGGTACGCCTGTCCACCTCCGCGGAGGCCGCGACGGACGCCGACCACGTGCTGGTCACCGTGAAGTCCGCGGCGACCCGGGAGGCCGCACGTCAGCTCGCCCCGCACCTCGCGCCGGGTGCCGTGGTGGTGAGTTTCCAGAACGGTCTGCGCAACCCGGAGGTCCTCCGGGCCGGGCTGCGGGACCGGGACGGTGCGGAGGCGGACGCCGGTACGCGCGGACCCGGCACCGGCACGGTCACCGGCCCGGGCCGGCCGGCGGCGGGGGCAGCGGAGCCGGCGGCCGGAGAGGCGGCGGCCGACCGGCGGCGGGCCCCACGGGTGCTGGCGGGCATGGTCCCGTACAACGTGGTGCAGACCGCCCCGGGCCGGTTCCACCAGGGCACCGCGGGCGTGCTGATGATCGACGACGACCCGGCCGGGGCACCGCTGACCGCGCTGCTCGCCCGTGCCGGACTGCGGGTCGAGGCCCGGCCGGACATGCGCGAGATCCAGCACGCCAAGCTGCTGATGAACCTCAACAACGCGATCAACGCCCTGTCCGGGCTGCCGCTGCGGGACCAGCTCGGCCGGCGCCCCTACCGCTTCTGCCTGGCGCTGTGCCAGCGCGAGGCGCTCGCCGCGTACCGCGCGGCGGAGGTGCGGCCGGCCCGGCTGGGCGCCCTGCCCGCCCTCTGGATGCCGCGTCTGCTGCGGCTGCCGGACCCGGTGTTCCGCCGACTGGCCGCCGCCACCCTCGCCATCGACGCCGAGGCGCGCTCGTCCATGTGGGAGGACCTGCGGCGCGGCCGGCCCACCGAGATCGACAGCCTCCAGGGCGAGATCGTCTCCCTGGCCGAACAGCACGGCCTGCGGGCACCGGTCAACGCCCGCCTGGTCACGCTGGTGCGGCAGGCGGAGGCGGCGGGGCCGGAGGCGGCGCGGACCTGGAGCGGCCCGGAACTGCTCGCCGAACTCAGCGCCGCCCGCGTGCCCACCGGCCCGGTCCCGGACTGA
- a CDS encoding ArsR/SmtB family transcription factor, translating into MSVPLYQAKAEFFRMLGHPVRIRVLELLQDGPKPVRELLAAIEVEPPSLSQQLAVLRRSGIVTSRREGATVVYELAGGDVAELLRAARRILTEMLAGRDELLAELRGAKGAAVERHR; encoded by the coding sequence GTGTCGGTGCCGCTGTATCAGGCCAAGGCCGAGTTCTTCCGGATGCTGGGGCATCCGGTGCGCATCCGGGTGCTGGAACTCCTCCAGGACGGTCCGAAACCGGTGCGCGAACTGCTCGCCGCGATCGAGGTGGAGCCGCCCAGCCTGTCGCAGCAGCTGGCCGTGCTGCGCCGCTCCGGCATCGTCACCTCCCGCCGTGAGGGGGCCACGGTCGTCTACGAGCTGGCCGGCGGCGACGTCGCCGAGCTGCTGCGGGCGGCCCGGCGGATCCTCACCGAGATGCTGGCCGGGCGCGACGAGCTGCTGGCCGAGCTGCGGGGCGCCAAGGGCGCGGCGGTGGAGCGGCACCGGTGA
- a CDS encoding ATP-binding protein — MYSWPVALPYRHVLTVPTMPQAVRLARETAEQALLEWNIARGHPAVDPALLILSELVTNSVRHAAAYSPEVTVLYAAGRETLAFGVHDRHPERPPLRASATAGRGGGLATVMELTADLGGTAVVRGDTDGGGKSVWVTLPL, encoded by the coding sequence ATGTACAGCTGGCCCGTGGCCCTGCCCTACCGCCACGTCCTGACCGTGCCCACCATGCCCCAGGCGGTGCGCCTGGCCCGGGAGACCGCCGAACAGGCGCTGCTGGAGTGGAACATCGCCCGCGGCCACCCGGCGGTGGACCCGGCGCTGCTGATCCTCAGCGAGCTGGTGACCAACAGCGTGCGGCACGCCGCCGCGTACTCCCCGGAGGTCACCGTCCTCTACGCGGCCGGCCGGGAGACGCTGGCCTTCGGCGTCCACGACCGGCACCCGGAACGGCCGCCGCTGCGCGCTTCGGCCACGGCCGGGCGGGGCGGCGGCCTGGCCACCGTGATGGAGCTGACCGCGGACCTCGGCGGCACGGCGGTGGTGCGCGGCGACACCGACGGCGGCGGCAAGAGCGTGTGGGTCACCCTCCCCCTGTGA
- a CDS encoding alpha/beta hydrolase yields the protein MRVTPLLAAGLGLAGLIAGAPAASPRVLRLPHTPPAPASLTPSGSSTPSAASPSAPSSTPDWGPCPAAQRELVEAGAECARVTVPLDYADPGGRTIRIAISRIEAKDRANRRGILLSNPGGPGGPGLASTLGLRQTMKDVADRYDLIGFDPRFLGGSTPVSCGPAGPADPPRETTTPRRDFEDTVRRARDTARRCFAHGDNAALLPHATTRNVARDMDAIRAALGEDRLSYYGVSYGADLGAVYTQMFPRRADRVILDSSTDPDATQYELFRRAGKPLEEGLDAWAEWTARHADTYGLGTTGPEVRAAVQRLLDRAERRPVAIGGTRLGAPLIRLFLRQFVQHQEYDPALAATVRTLVDAAAGEPVEPNPELAAILQLLNSPDLADSFTGGAIFMCGDRGWPAGGWPEEPRTYWKNIVRSRATQPVFGPLVNDMTAPCAFWESTPREPATRIDNRVPVLMLQARHDNNVPYDGALALHRKLKGSRLVTAEIRAHGVYGRGAEGKTPVPCADRAVNDYLRDGTLPAADLTCGTEEKTG from the coding sequence ATGCGCGTCACACCCTTACTCGCGGCCGGGCTGGGCCTGGCCGGACTGATCGCGGGTGCGCCGGCCGCGTCCCCCCGCGTCCTCCGCCTCCCGCACACCCCCCCCGCGCCCGCCTCCCTCACACCCTCCGGGTCCTCCACACCCTCCGCCGCGTCGCCGTCCGCGCCGTCGTCCACCCCGGACTGGGGCCCCTGTCCCGCGGCGCAGCGGGAGCTGGTCGAGGCGGGGGCGGAGTGTGCCCGGGTGACCGTGCCCCTCGATTACGCCGACCCCGGCGGCCGGACCATCCGGATCGCGATCTCCCGCATCGAGGCGAAGGACCGGGCGAACCGGCGCGGCATCCTGCTGTCCAACCCCGGCGGACCCGGCGGTCCGGGGCTGGCCTCCACCCTCGGGCTGCGGCAGACCATGAAGGACGTGGCGGACAGGTACGACCTGATCGGCTTCGACCCGCGTTTCCTGGGCGGTTCCACCCCGGTCAGCTGCGGTCCGGCCGGTCCGGCCGACCCGCCGCGCGAGACGACCACGCCGCGCCGGGACTTCGAGGACACGGTACGGCGGGCCCGGGACACGGCCCGGCGCTGCTTCGCCCACGGTGACAACGCGGCGCTGCTCCCGCACGCCACCACCCGCAACGTCGCGCGCGACATGGACGCGATCCGCGCCGCGCTGGGCGAGGACCGACTGTCGTACTACGGCGTCTCCTACGGCGCGGACCTGGGGGCCGTCTACACCCAGATGTTCCCCCGCCGCGCCGACCGCGTCATCCTCGACTCCTCCACCGACCCCGACGCCACCCAGTACGAACTGTTCCGACGGGCGGGGAAGCCCCTGGAGGAGGGGCTCGACGCGTGGGCGGAGTGGACCGCCCGGCACGCGGACACCTACGGGCTCGGCACCACCGGCCCCGAGGTCCGCGCCGCCGTGCAGCGGCTGCTCGACCGGGCCGAGCGGCGGCCCGTGGCCATCGGCGGCACCCGGCTGGGCGCGCCGCTGATCCGCCTGTTCCTGCGGCAGTTCGTCCAGCACCAGGAGTACGACCCGGCGCTGGCCGCCACCGTGCGCACCCTGGTCGACGCGGCGGCGGGCGAGCCGGTCGAGCCGAACCCGGAACTCGCCGCGATCCTCCAGCTGCTCAACTCCCCGGATCTGGCGGACTCGTTCACCGGCGGGGCGATCTTCATGTGCGGTGACCGCGGCTGGCCCGCGGGCGGCTGGCCCGAGGAGCCGCGGACGTACTGGAAGAACATCGTCCGCAGCCGTGCCACCCAGCCGGTGTTCGGCCCGCTCGTCAACGACATGACGGCGCCCTGCGCGTTCTGGGAGTCCACGCCCCGCGAGCCCGCCACCCGGATCGACAACCGGGTGCCGGTGCTGATGCTCCAGGCCCGGCACGACAACAACGTCCCCTACGACGGAGCCCTCGCCCTGCACCGCAAGCTCAAGGGGTCGCGCCTGGTGACCGCGGAGATCCGCGCGCACGGCGTGTACGGGCGCGGCGCCGAGGGCAAGACGCCCGTCCCGTGCGCCGACCGGGCCGTCAACGACTACCTGCGCGACGGGACACTGCCCGCCGCGGACCTCACCTGCGGTACGGAGGAGAAGACCGGATGA
- a CDS encoding serine hydrolase codes for MTLSRRAAVTAAAGTLLAGAAASGPAAAAPATGGPLQRDADAVRDTGATGVLAEAQTTHHRAAVRSGAAALASGTPVPWDAYYRIGSDTKTFTATITLQLVGENRIRLTDTGPSP; via the coding sequence ATGACCCTCAGCAGGCGGGCGGCGGTCACGGCCGCCGCCGGAACCCTCCTGGCCGGCGCGGCGGCCTCCGGACCTGCCGCGGCCGCACCGGCCACCGGCGGCCCGCTCCAGCGGGACGCCGACGCGGTCCGGGACACCGGCGCCACCGGCGTCCTCGCCGAGGCGCAGACCACCCACCACCGGGCCGCCGTCCGCTCCGGCGCCGCGGCCCTGGCGAGCGGCACGCCCGTGCCCTGGGACGCCTACTACCGCATCGGCAGCGACACCAAGACCTTCACCGCCACGATCACGCTCCAGCTCGTCGGCGAGAACCGGATCCGCCTCACCGACACCGGCCCTTCACCGTAG
- a CDS encoding MerR family transcriptional regulator has product MAEDLITIGELAVRTHLSLKALRLYGDRGLLPPARVDPRTGFRRYGPAQVERARRIALLRATGMPLARIAAVLDASGEEPVRLLDAYWREQDSVHAARRHAAAYVREVLTGRGPTGYVIAERAVPEQKVLFTRRHVTAAELPGFLAEASESLFARLRRVGACLSGPVFAVYHGPVSEDSGGLVEVCAPTHAPVEPTERTGVRIEPAHRAAYTALTREPGSRPVVAAAHDAVGRWLTERGYTLSAPHREVYHPNWATAGPDEHVMDVAVPFRPRSAP; this is encoded by the coding sequence GTGGCAGAGGACTTGATCACCATCGGGGAGCTCGCGGTGCGGACCCATCTCAGCCTGAAGGCGCTGCGCCTCTACGGCGACCGGGGGCTGCTGCCGCCGGCCCGGGTCGATCCCCGGACCGGATTCCGTCGTTACGGCCCCGCCCAGGTCGAACGGGCCCGTCGCATCGCGCTGCTGCGCGCGACCGGCATGCCGCTGGCGCGGATCGCGGCGGTGCTCGACGCGAGCGGGGAGGAGCCGGTACGGCTGCTCGACGCCTACTGGCGAGAACAGGACTCCGTGCACGCGGCCCGCCGGCACGCGGCGGCCTACGTCCGGGAGGTCCTGACCGGGAGGGGCCCGACCGGGTATGTGATCGCCGAGCGCGCCGTACCGGAGCAGAAGGTGCTGTTCACCCGGCGCCACGTGACCGCCGCCGAGCTGCCCGGTTTCCTCGCCGAGGCCAGCGAGTCGCTCTTCGCCCGGCTGCGGCGGGTGGGAGCGTGCCTGTCCGGACCGGTCTTCGCCGTGTACCACGGGCCGGTGAGCGAGGACTCCGGCGGCCTGGTCGAAGTCTGCGCCCCCACGCACGCCCCGGTCGAGCCGACGGAGCGGACCGGGGTGCGCATCGAACCCGCGCACCGTGCGGCGTACACCGCCCTGACACGCGAGCCCGGGAGCCGTCCGGTGGTGGCTGCCGCCCACGACGCCGTCGGCAGGTGGCTCACCGAGCGCGGATACACCCTTAGCGCCCCGCATCGGGAGGTGTACCACCCGAACTGGGCCACCGCCGGGCCGGACGAGCACGTCATGGACGTCGCGGTGCCCTTTCGGCCGCGCTCGGCCCCATAG
- a CDS encoding GNAT family N-acetyltransferase, whose amino-acid sequence MTTRSTSADRPASVALAEAPTRQARNSAALWTAIGRCRGHEVIRRRGFVAVNGDVRAGLRILIQEPHLDPDELTEASELVRRAPGPVNAEDPFSSTDLGHLGMRGWQMPIMVRPPGPAGEPVLDVIRVRRPEDLQAAERIVIEGFELTGFTPYRPGELFPPALIEQPGVDVFLAVHDGVPAGAAVTVVDDGVGGHYWVGTSPAFRSRGVGRAVMLGSLAHLADLPVTLTASKLGRPLYETLGYTAAAHATWWASP is encoded by the coding sequence GTGACGACACGATCTACGTCGGCCGACCGGCCCGCATCCGTAGCCCTGGCCGAGGCGCCGACGCGTCAGGCCCGTAACTCCGCCGCCTTGTGGACCGCGATCGGCCGATGCCGGGGACACGAGGTCATCCGGCGCCGCGGATTCGTCGCGGTCAACGGCGACGTGCGCGCCGGCCTGCGGATCCTGATCCAGGAGCCGCACCTCGACCCGGACGAACTGACCGAGGCGAGCGAACTGGTACGCCGAGCCCCGGGCCCGGTGAACGCCGAGGATCCGTTCAGCTCGACCGACCTGGGTCACCTGGGCATGCGCGGCTGGCAGATGCCGATCATGGTGCGCCCGCCCGGGCCCGCCGGCGAACCGGTGCTGGACGTGATCCGGGTGCGGCGGCCCGAGGACCTCCAGGCGGCCGAGCGGATCGTGATCGAGGGCTTCGAGCTGACCGGATTCACGCCCTATCGCCCGGGCGAGCTGTTCCCGCCGGCGCTGATCGAGCAGCCGGGCGTGGACGTGTTCCTCGCCGTGCACGACGGCGTGCCCGCGGGAGCCGCCGTCACCGTGGTGGACGACGGGGTCGGCGGCCACTACTGGGTCGGCACGTCGCCGGCCTTCCGGTCGCGCGGCGTGGGGCGTGCCGTCATGCTCGGCTCCCTCGCCCACCTGGCGGACCTGCCGGTCACGCTCACCGCGTCGAAGCTGGGCAGGCCGCTGTACGAGACGCTGGGTTACACCGCCGCGGCGCACGCGACCTGGTGGGCCTCCCCGTGA
- a CDS encoding DUF5994 family protein, with protein sequence MTTTTERVLSPPARLTLTPAGAPPGLLDGAWWPRSRDLFRELPALTDRLDRCWGRITHVTVHPAHWPVIPPKVAVTGHTVHVGWFTDEQDPHKLILLSHPAGRWDLLVIPPETSAASAARLMTAAATPGSLLTAGRLMDDEDAVRDGAEDRGRESEWDTEGGATPPPLNHGIGLATSIQEG encoded by the coding sequence ATGACCACGACCACCGAACGCGTCCTCTCACCACCGGCCCGCTTGACCCTGACACCCGCGGGCGCGCCTCCAGGTCTCCTGGACGGCGCCTGGTGGCCCCGGTCGCGCGACCTCTTCCGCGAGCTGCCCGCTCTGACGGACAGGCTGGACAGGTGCTGGGGCCGGATCACCCACGTGACGGTGCACCCGGCCCACTGGCCGGTGATCCCCCCGAAGGTGGCCGTCACCGGGCACACGGTGCACGTGGGCTGGTTCACCGATGAGCAGGACCCGCACAAGCTGATCCTCCTCTCCCACCCCGCCGGTCGCTGGGACCTGCTGGTGATCCCACCGGAAACCAGCGCGGCCTCCGCCGCCCGGCTGATGACCGCCGCGGCCACCCCCGGCAGCCTCCTCACCGCCGGCAGGCTGATGGACGACGAGGACGCGGTCCGCGACGGGGCCGAGGACCGCGGCCGGGAATCGGAGTGGGACACCGAGGGCGGGGCCACACCCCCGCCGCTCAATCACGGGATCGGGCTCGCGACCTCCATCCAGGAGGGGTGA
- a CDS encoding DUF5994 family protein translates to MADSDTPRPPRLLPEGIHEAVKPGTALLRLETTRLREGILDGAWWPRSREIAAELPALVTALSQHLGPITRVGLDASAWEELPTRLIIDDRVVHLDSFPVGDDTVLITRGDKDLFSLMVVPPHTTPDAARAAMAQAVRADNITPAEQILIDTGTSPVGPSPAERAPTDQRPSDRT, encoded by the coding sequence ATGGCCGACTCCGACACCCCGCGCCCCCCCAGGCTCCTGCCGGAGGGGATCCACGAGGCCGTGAAGCCCGGGACAGCGCTTCTGAGGCTGGAGACGACACGGCTTCGCGAGGGAATCCTCGATGGCGCGTGGTGGCCGCGATCCCGTGAAATCGCCGCTGAACTACCCGCTCTGGTCACAGCGTTGAGTCAGCATCTCGGTCCGATCACCCGCGTCGGGCTGGACGCGAGTGCCTGGGAGGAACTGCCGACGCGACTGATCATCGACGACCGGGTCGTCCACCTCGACTCCTTCCCGGTCGGCGACGACACCGTCCTCATCACCCGGGGTGACAAGGATCTTTTCTCCCTGATGGTCGTCCCCCCGCACACGACGCCGGACGCGGCCCGTGCCGCGATGGCCCAGGCCGTACGAGCCGACAACATCACCCCGGCCGAGCAGATCCTCATCGACACCGGGACCAGTCCCGTGGGCCCGAGTCCCGCGGAACGCGCACCGACAGACCAGCGACCCAGCGATCGGACCTGA
- a CDS encoding DUF4365 domain-containing protein, translating to MRRCNLTVVAPAHLVDRAGVSRAAYLVTTQLGWLFREQETSDIGIDAQIEVVDEADYPAGAPRRGTGRLLAVQIKSGTSRFTKSSELGWWFYCDASHIEYWKNHSLPVALMLFEPESEQIYWQHVNEETIVAAGNSYKVFVSSRNRLSGACRDELGIPARRQTDGGLVITKPTRGSSVRQADYELAGAIDLLVASMGKTLEEATPRDFRFAFAAQLRALYRRAGAPKVDVLSVKTGYEVAKLTAYLEGATHPSRGRVVAIVEALVECAHEKGIKIPGYLMDVRAWERMWRVSDRPGMQKIVKNKARKGASPS from the coding sequence ATGAGGAGATGCAACTTGACGGTCGTTGCTCCCGCGCACCTGGTGGACCGGGCAGGGGTGTCTCGGGCCGCATACCTGGTTACCACCCAATTGGGTTGGCTTTTTCGTGAGCAAGAGACCAGCGATATTGGCATTGACGCTCAAATTGAGGTAGTGGACGAGGCTGATTATCCTGCCGGGGCTCCCCGGCGAGGGACAGGTCGACTATTGGCTGTACAGATCAAGTCTGGCACCAGTCGGTTCACGAAGTCGTCAGAGCTCGGCTGGTGGTTCTATTGCGATGCAAGCCATATCGAATATTGGAAGAATCATTCACTTCCAGTTGCTCTCATGTTGTTCGAGCCGGAATCTGAGCAGATTTACTGGCAGCATGTAAATGAAGAAACGATCGTTGCTGCCGGGAACAGTTACAAGGTGTTCGTGTCCTCAAGGAATCGATTGAGTGGAGCATGTCGGGATGAGCTAGGTATTCCGGCTCGGCGCCAGACTGATGGCGGGTTGGTGATCACAAAACCGACGCGAGGTTCATCTGTGCGGCAGGCGGACTATGAGCTGGCAGGTGCCATCGACCTGCTGGTTGCCAGCATGGGGAAAACGCTGGAAGAGGCGACCCCAAGAGATTTCCGCTTTGCCTTCGCGGCTCAGCTGCGTGCGCTATACCGTCGGGCCGGGGCGCCCAAGGTTGACGTCTTGTCGGTGAAGACCGGATATGAGGTAGCGAAGCTAACTGCCTATCTGGAGGGCGCGACGCATCCTAGTCGAGGACGTGTTGTCGCAATCGTTGAGGCGCTTGTTGAGTGTGCACATGAAAAAGGTATCAAAATCCCCGGATATTTGATGGATGTGCGCGCCTGGGAGAGGATGTGGCGCGTTTCCGATCGGCCGGGAATGCAAAAGATTGTCAAAAATAAGGCGCGAAAAGGAGCATCCCCGTCTTGA
- a CDS encoding SAVED domain-containing protein, translated as MVGQVHAQEVELSRQSAAAAVTARDRFPLFLESYARHGLEIDLRGVPGESSAVPCTALQAASASRIYYRSARILIDSVIERQLRVGIMRDAVRHLSVFGFARLPLLVYLGSRLDDTVPTDIYQRHRSDESWIWRDGDVPAVSFTTRIDHDVLAGSEAVVVMSVSGAIGRQELPLALRALRRYEIRPAQVPTSPDILRDRASLQRFSSALRDFFALLERESRALRRLHVLPALPMSAAVALGRAHHPQVHPQLVIYERLEGHYVPTLEVG; from the coding sequence ATGGTGGGGCAGGTCCACGCGCAGGAGGTGGAGCTGTCGAGGCAGTCGGCCGCTGCGGCGGTGACGGCTAGGGATCGGTTCCCACTTTTCCTGGAGTCTTATGCTCGGCATGGTCTGGAGATCGATCTGAGGGGTGTACCCGGGGAGTCGTCTGCCGTTCCGTGCACGGCATTGCAGGCCGCTTCTGCGAGCCGTATTTACTACCGGTCGGCGAGGATACTGATCGATAGCGTGATCGAGCGGCAACTGAGGGTCGGCATCATGCGGGATGCCGTGAGGCATCTGAGCGTGTTCGGCTTCGCGCGACTTCCGCTGTTGGTGTATCTGGGATCGCGTCTAGACGACACCGTGCCTACCGATATATACCAGCGTCACCGGTCGGACGAGTCCTGGATATGGCGAGACGGCGACGTTCCGGCTGTCTCCTTCACCACACGGATCGACCATGACGTTTTGGCGGGAAGCGAGGCGGTGGTGGTCATGAGTGTGTCCGGGGCGATCGGACGGCAGGAGCTGCCGTTGGCTTTGCGAGCCCTGCGCCGTTACGAGATCCGGCCGGCGCAGGTGCCGACGAGTCCGGACATCCTCCGTGACCGGGCATCCTTACAACGGTTCTCGTCTGCGCTGCGGGACTTCTTCGCTCTGCTGGAGCGCGAGTCCAGAGCGCTGCGACGCTTGCACGTTCTGCCCGCATTGCCAATGTCTGCGGCGGTTGCGTTGGGGCGTGCTCATCATCCCCAAGTCCACCCACAGCTGGTGATATACGAGCGGCTGGAGGGCCATTACGTGCCCACGCTCGAAGTCGGCTGA
- a CDS encoding ThiF family adenylyltransferase yields MTKRKPSSPTPSPWQRRLLTDLAQLAEQHPRALQVIGRPTVDASGLATIRISLHTADVLRAEGGLALEENEELLLVLPSTELRPPWVLAPHRRFAGTPHVLEGHQLCIYLDASREWDPAGGMTAVLNRLWQWLTDAATNQFDAATALYHAVGGVLHYTLGCPTIVVREPGPHSPALTGWLTPRSEHRLDLTRRRTHAHSLRLPVLTLSHSLPYGAGGTLADLLNHIDDTHHPAKSPTTGQRGIDSYAFLRALANSARRNPQETCQYFVLAVPHRDVPTGPPFLLAGRLPTQASDRLRTATQTGTPQQLSVLPTDVREAGIEWCYLSDERPAVTTRRDAQRPTSAFHGARVHIWGCGGIGSWAAELIARAGAAHITLSDLGAPVTGGLLVRQNYDETDVGSAKATALKQRLEGIRDDLTVDVCAPPPSPALVAATQDADVIIDATVSVTVGRFLDLLAQQPGRRAVLAQMTTNTTTASLGLLTISAQDTNQGPLAIDHAVGRHVLAAPELEPYHSLWSEPEASDEIRPTRGCSVPTFHGSAADLVGVTATLVTLLGTQLRHPVSGTHLCAQPHTGVEPTHHFVPYALEPAGPSVP; encoded by the coding sequence ATGACTAAGCGCAAGCCGTCCTCTCCTACTCCGAGCCCGTGGCAACGGCGCCTTCTGACCGACCTCGCACAGCTCGCCGAACAACACCCCCGAGCCCTCCAGGTCATAGGACGCCCGACGGTCGACGCGAGCGGCCTGGCAACCATTCGCATCAGCTTGCACACCGCAGACGTTCTCCGGGCCGAAGGCGGCCTGGCCCTGGAAGAGAACGAAGAACTCCTCCTCGTCCTGCCATCCACCGAGCTGCGGCCCCCGTGGGTGCTGGCACCACACCGCCGATTCGCCGGAACGCCGCATGTGCTGGAAGGACACCAGCTGTGCATCTACCTGGATGCCAGCCGCGAATGGGACCCGGCAGGAGGCATGACAGCAGTCCTGAACCGGCTATGGCAGTGGCTCACCGACGCGGCAACCAACCAGTTCGACGCCGCCACCGCCCTGTATCACGCCGTGGGAGGCGTTCTCCACTACACACTCGGGTGCCCCACGATCGTCGTACGAGAACCAGGACCGCACAGCCCTGCACTCACCGGATGGCTCACTCCCCGCTCCGAACACCGGCTCGATCTGACCCGCCGACGCACCCATGCACACAGCCTGCGTCTCCCAGTGCTGACCCTCAGCCACAGCCTTCCTTATGGAGCTGGCGGCACCCTCGCTGACCTCCTCAACCACATCGATGACACCCACCACCCCGCAAAGTCGCCCACCACAGGACAGCGGGGGATCGACTCGTACGCCTTCCTGCGTGCACTGGCCAACAGTGCACGCAGGAACCCCCAGGAGACATGCCAGTACTTCGTCCTCGCGGTCCCCCACCGCGACGTCCCCACAGGTCCGCCCTTCCTCCTGGCCGGACGCCTACCCACCCAGGCAAGTGACCGACTACGGACAGCGACCCAGACGGGCACGCCGCAGCAGTTGTCTGTACTACCTACCGACGTGCGCGAAGCCGGCATCGAATGGTGCTATCTCTCCGACGAGCGGCCAGCCGTTACCACACGCCGCGACGCACAACGACCGACAAGCGCCTTCCACGGCGCTCGCGTCCACATCTGGGGATGCGGTGGCATAGGCTCGTGGGCCGCTGAACTCATCGCCCGAGCCGGAGCCGCCCACATCACCCTCAGTGATCTGGGCGCACCCGTCACCGGAGGTCTACTCGTCAGACAGAACTACGACGAAACCGACGTCGGCTCGGCAAAGGCCACAGCCCTGAAGCAACGACTCGAAGGTATTCGCGACGACCTCACCGTCGATGTTTGCGCCCCGCCTCCCTCGCCCGCACTTGTGGCCGCGACACAGGACGCAGATGTCATCATCGACGCCACCGTGAGCGTCACCGTCGGACGCTTCCTCGACCTCCTGGCACAGCAACCCGGTCGTAGAGCGGTACTGGCCCAGATGACCACCAATACGACAACTGCCAGCCTCGGCCTACTTACCATCTCGGCACAGGACACCAACCAGGGCCCCCTGGCTATAGACCATGCCGTCGGCCGACACGTCCTTGCCGCCCCCGAGCTGGAGCCCTACCACTCTCTGTGGAGCGAGCCGGAAGCAAGCGATGAAATCCGTCCCACCCGTGGATGCTCTGTCCCCACTTTCCACGGATCGGCCGCCGACCTCGTTGGTGTGACCGCGACTCTCGTCACACTCCTGGGCACACAACTGCGTCACCCCGTTTCCGGAACCCACCTATGCGCCCAGCCCCATACCGGAGTCGAGCCGACACATCACTTCGTGCCCTACGCACTCGAACCAGCAGGCCCGTCCGTTCCTTAG